A single region of the Methylocystis echinoides genome encodes:
- a CDS encoding endonuclease domain-containing protein — protein MSETFRMRSARLFERTRSRDLRREQTPAEAVLWGKLRGRRLAGFKFVRQEPIGPYFADFTCREAGLVIEVDGATHSTEAERAYDARREEVLLQAGYQILRFSNDEIFKNLDGVCETILAALSPVPSPRETGRGLG, from the coding sequence ATGTCGGAGACATTCCGCATGCGCAGCGCCCGACTGTTTGAGCGCACCCGCAGCCGCGACCTGCGCAGGGAACAGACGCCGGCGGAAGCGGTTCTTTGGGGAAAGCTCAGGGGACGGCGCCTCGCGGGCTTCAAATTTGTCAGGCAGGAGCCCATCGGCCCCTATTTCGCGGATTTTACGTGCCGGGAAGCCGGGCTTGTCATTGAGGTCGACGGGGCCACGCATTCGACCGAGGCGGAACGCGCCTACGACGCCCGCCGCGAGGAGGTTTTGCTTCAAGCGGGGTACCAAATTCTGCGGTTTTCGAATGACGAAATCTTCAAAAACCTCGACGGCGTATGTGAGACAATCCTCGCGGCGCTGTCGCCTGTCCCCTCTCCCCGTGAAACGGGGAGAGGGTTAGGGTGA
- a CDS encoding CDGSH iron-sulfur domain-containing protein → MTDRVVFQKKAMPVEVEEGKTYYWCACGRSANQPFCDGAHQGTGINPVAYRAEATGKAFFCGCKHSKKEPLCDGSHKEL, encoded by the coding sequence ATGACCGATCGCGTCGTCTTCCAGAAGAAAGCCATGCCCGTCGAGGTGGAAGAGGGGAAGACCTATTACTGGTGCGCCTGCGGTCGCAGCGCCAACCAGCCCTTCTGCGACGGCGCCCATCAGGGCACCGGAATCAACCCGGTCGCCTATAGGGCGGAAGCCACCGGCAAGGCGTTCTTCTGCGGCTGCAAGCACTCGAAGAAAGAGCCGCTATGCGATGGGTCGCACAAGGAGCTGTGA
- the greA gene encoding transcription elongation factor GreA produces the protein MEKVPMTAAGYAALGEELRRRQQEERPRIIQQIAEARAHGDLSENAEYHAAKESQSLNEGRIAELEDKLSRAEVIDVSKLSGNTVKFGATVTVVDEDTEEEKAYQIVGESEADVKKGRVSLTSPIARALIGKKAGDSVEVKTPGGAKSYEILKVAFV, from the coding sequence ATGGAGAAAGTTCCCATGACGGCCGCAGGCTATGCGGCGCTCGGAGAGGAATTGCGCCGCCGGCAGCAGGAAGAGCGGCCGCGCATCATCCAGCAAATCGCCGAGGCGCGCGCCCATGGCGATCTCTCGGAGAACGCCGAATATCACGCGGCGAAGGAATCACAGTCGCTGAACGAGGGCCGCATCGCCGAGCTCGAGGACAAGCTGTCGCGCGCCGAGGTGATCGACGTCTCCAAGCTCTCCGGCAATACGGTGAAATTCGGCGCGACGGTGACCGTCGTCGACGAGGACACCGAGGAGGAGAAGGCCTATCAGATCGTCGGCGAGTCGGAAGCCGACGTGAAGAAGGGCCGCGTGTCGCTCACAAGCCCCATCGCCCGCGCGCTGATCGGCAAGAAGGCCGGCGACTCGGTCGAGGTGAAAACCCCCGGCGGCGCAAAGAGCTATGAGATTTTGAAGGTCGCGTTTGTGTGA
- a CDS encoding mitochondrial fission ELM1 family protein, protein MILRILTDGRAGHEAQMLGLAKALGLTPDLRRVTPHHPYDWLAPFGPPDPRDAAAFAPPYPDICIAAGRRTIPALRRLKRDSGGRTFTVYLNAPATGLRTADLIVAPRHDRFTGPNVVTPLTPPNRISAERLAQARAAPDPRIAALPCPRAAMLIGDAKGVVHDLDHIAASLRAGSYGVMATASRRTPPRIARALARALAAPGGFFWDGEGENPYLAMLANADRILVTGDSVNMIGEAVATGVPVHVIEPLAPRRKLCAYVAALEEAGAARVWRGPFEDWSYAPINSTAMVARRIRDAYAAFRGRLRPGA, encoded by the coding sequence TTGATCCTCCGCATCCTGACCGACGGCCGGGCCGGCCACGAGGCGCAGATGCTCGGCCTCGCCAAGGCGCTCGGCCTCACCCCAGACCTTCGCCGCGTCACCCCCCATCATCCCTATGACTGGCTCGCCCCCTTCGGCCCGCCCGACCCGCGCGACGCCGCCGCCTTCGCGCCGCCTTATCCCGACATCTGCATCGCCGCCGGCCGCCGAACCATCCCCGCGCTGCGTCGCCTGAAGCGCGACTCGGGCGGGAGAACGTTCACCGTCTATCTCAACGCCCCCGCGACGGGCCTGCGCACGGCCGACCTGATCGTCGCCCCGCGCCACGATCGCTTCACCGGCCCCAATGTCGTCACGCCGCTGACGCCGCCCAACCGCATCTCCGCGGAGCGCCTGGCGCAGGCACGCGCGGCACCCGATCCGCGCATCGCCGCCCTGCCCTGCCCGCGCGCGGCCATGCTCATCGGCGACGCCAAAGGCGTCGTTCATGATCTCGACCATATCGCCGCCTCGCTGCGCGCGGGCAGTTATGGCGTGATGGCCACGGCGTCGCGCCGCACGCCGCCCCGGATCGCCCGCGCGCTCGCCCGGGCGCTGGCGGCGCCCGGCGGCTTCTTCTGGGACGGGGAAGGCGAAAATCCCTATCTCGCCATGCTGGCCAACGCCGACCGCATTCTGGTCACCGGCGACAGCGTCAACATGATCGGCGAGGCGGTCGCGACCGGCGTTCCCGTCCATGTGATCGAACCGCTGGCGCCGCGCCGGAAGCTTTGCGCCTATGTCGCGGCGCTCGAAGAGGCCGGCGCCGCGCGCGTCTGGCGCGGCCCGTTCGAAGACTGGTCCTATGCGCCGATCAATTCGACAGCCATGGTCGCCCGCCGCATCCGCGACGCCTATGCCGCGTTTCGCGGGCGGTTGCGGCCGGGCGCATAA
- the rsmI gene encoding 16S rRNA (cytidine(1402)-2'-O)-methyltransferase, with the protein MASDQAPLPATGYTAFGLRAEAEKIEPGLHVVATPIGNLKDISFRALSTLAAAAAVIAEDTRVTKTLLAHYGISTPLIAYHEHNAKVIRPHLLARLEAGERLALVSDAGTPLVSDPGFKLVQEALERGVHVTSVPGPSAVLAALVVAGLPTDRFFFEGFLPNKSGPRRARLAELANVPGTLVFFESPRRLAETLADCAAVLGPRAAAIARELTKMYESVRRGRLDELSEALAQEEPPRGEIVLLVAPPEEGAAAMAEADLDARITDALANYSVKDAASVVSAATGQPRRQVYARALQLAAEKGR; encoded by the coding sequence ATGGCCAGTGACCAAGCCCCCCTCCCGGCGACGGGCTACACGGCTTTCGGCCTGCGCGCCGAAGCGGAGAAAATCGAGCCCGGGTTACATGTTGTGGCAACGCCAATCGGCAACCTGAAGGACATTTCCTTCCGCGCCCTGTCGACGCTCGCCGCCGCCGCCGCCGTGATCGCCGAGGATACGCGCGTCACCAAGACGCTACTGGCGCATTACGGCATATCCACACCTCTGATCGCCTATCACGAGCATAATGCGAAGGTGATTCGGCCCCATCTGCTCGCCCGGCTGGAGGCGGGGGAGCGGCTGGCGCTGGTTTCCGACGCCGGCACGCCGCTCGTCTCCGATCCGGGCTTCAAGCTGGTGCAGGAGGCGCTGGAGCGGGGCGTTCATGTCACCTCGGTTCCCGGCCCCTCGGCGGTTCTGGCGGCGCTGGTGGTGGCCGGCCTGCCGACGGACCGCTTCTTCTTCGAGGGCTTCCTGCCGAACAAGAGCGGGCCGCGCCGGGCGCGGCTGGCGGAACTGGCGAATGTGCCGGGAACGCTGGTGTTTTTCGAGAGCCCCCGCCGTCTCGCCGAGACGCTTGCCGATTGCGCCGCCGTGCTCGGGCCGCGCGCCGCCGCGATCGCGCGCGAGCTGACGAAAATGTACGAGTCGGTCCGGCGCGGGCGGCTGGATGAATTGTCGGAAGCGCTGGCGCAGGAGGAGCCGCCGCGCGGGGAAATCGTGCTGCTGGTGGCGCCGCCGGAGGAGGGCGCGGCTGCGATGGCGGAGGCCGATCTCGACGCGCGAATTACCGATGCGCTGGCGAATTATTCGGTCAAGGACGCAGCGAGCGTCGTATCAGCGGCGACAGGGCAGCCGAGGCGGCAGGTTTATGCGCGGGCGCTGCAGCTTGCGGCGGAGAAGGGAAGGTAG
- the carB gene encoding carbamoyl-phosphate synthase large subunit — protein sequence MPKRTDISTILIIGAGPIVIGQACEFDYSGTQACKALKAEGYRIVLVNSNPATIMTDPDLAHRTYVEPITPEFVAKIIEKERYAVPGGFALLPTMGGQTALNCALSLEKMGVLKKFDVEMIGATAEAIDKAEDRELFREAMTKIGLDTPRSHHVKTLTSALNALDDIGLPAIIRPSFTLGGTGGGIAYNKAEFIEIVERGIDASPTSEVLIEESVLGWKEYEMEVVRDRTDNCIIVCSIENIDPMGVHTGDSITVAPALTLTDKEYQIMRDASLAVLREIGVETGGSNVQFAVDPRTGRMIVIEMNPRVSRSSALASKATGFPIAKVAARLAVGYTLDEIANDITGGATPASFEPTIDYVVTKIPRFAFEKFPGSEPVLTTAMKSVGEAMAIGRNFAESLQKALRSLETGLSGLDEFEIEGLGKGDDMNVLRGALGTPTPDRLLVVGQALRLGMSQQEIHEASKIDPWFIARIAEIVALEEKVRKFGLPKDAENLRALKFAGFSDARLATLAKVEEKDVRAARHALNVRPVYKRIDTCAAEFASPTAYMYSTYETPFIGAPASEAQPSNCKKIVILGGGPNRIGQGIEFDYCCCHACFALDDAGYETIMINCNPETVSTDYDTSDRLYFEPLTNEDVSEILDVEKSRGTLMGVIVQYGGQTPLKLAHGLAAAGAPILGTPVDSIDLAEDRDRFKRLLDKLGLKQPKNGIAYSVEQARIIAGELGLPLVVRPSYVLGGRAMAIIRDANDLDDYLLGTLPSLVPSEIKTRYPNDKTGQINMVLGKNPLLFDRYLTDAIEVDVDCVADGEQAVIAGVMEHIEEAGIHSGDSACSLPPRSLAPEVVAELEKQTKSLAMALGVIGLMNVQFALKDGEIYVLEVNPRASRTVPFVAKVVGAPFAKIAARVMAGEKLSAFTLPSGPLTHIGVKEAVFPFARFPGVDTVLGPEMRSTGEVIGLDTSFAAAFVKSQLGGGTKAPREGVVFVSVRDQDKPRILAAIRDLKEIGFSVVATGGTARFLQEEGIPAQKINKVSEGRPHIVDAIKNGGVQLVFNTTEGAQALADSRSLRRAALLHKVPYYTTLAGAVAAAQGVRAYVSGDLEARALQDYFKAGEG from the coding sequence ATGCCGAAAAGAACCGACATCTCGACCATCCTGATCATCGGCGCCGGGCCCATAGTCATCGGCCAGGCCTGCGAATTCGATTATTCCGGCACACAGGCCTGCAAGGCGCTGAAGGCCGAGGGCTACCGGATCGTGCTGGTCAACTCCAATCCTGCGACGATCATGACCGACCCGGATCTGGCGCATCGCACCTATGTCGAGCCGATCACGCCGGAGTTTGTCGCCAAGATCATCGAGAAGGAGCGCTACGCCGTTCCCGGCGGTTTCGCCCTGCTGCCGACAATGGGCGGCCAGACCGCGCTCAATTGCGCGCTCTCCCTCGAAAAGATGGGCGTCTTGAAGAAATTCGACGTCGAGATGATCGGCGCCACGGCCGAGGCGATCGACAAGGCCGAGGATCGCGAACTGTTCCGCGAGGCGATGACCAAGATCGGCCTCGACACGCCGCGCTCGCATCACGTGAAGACGCTGACCTCGGCGCTCAACGCCCTCGACGACATCGGCCTGCCCGCCATCATCCGCCCGTCCTTCACGCTCGGCGGCACCGGCGGCGGCATCGCCTACAACAAGGCGGAGTTCATCGAGATCGTGGAGCGCGGCATCGACGCCTCGCCCACGAGCGAAGTTCTGATCGAGGAGAGCGTCCTCGGCTGGAAAGAATATGAGATGGAAGTCGTCCGCGACAGGACGGACAATTGCATCATCGTCTGCTCCATCGAGAACATCGACCCGATGGGCGTGCATACCGGCGACAGCATCACCGTCGCCCCGGCGCTGACGCTTACCGATAAAGAATATCAGATCATGCGCGACGCCTCGCTCGCCGTGCTGCGCGAGATCGGCGTCGAGACCGGCGGCTCCAACGTGCAATTCGCCGTCGATCCGCGCACCGGCCGCATGATCGTCATCGAGATGAATCCGCGCGTGTCGCGCTCCTCCGCGCTCGCCTCCAAGGCCACGGGCTTCCCGATCGCCAAGGTCGCCGCGCGTCTGGCGGTCGGCTACACGCTCGACGAGATCGCCAATGACATCACCGGCGGCGCGACGCCCGCCTCCTTCGAGCCGACGATCGATTACGTCGTCACCAAGATTCCGCGCTTCGCCTTCGAGAAATTCCCCGGCTCCGAGCCGGTGCTGACGACCGCGATGAAGTCGGTCGGCGAGGCCATGGCCATCGGCCGCAATTTCGCGGAGTCGCTGCAAAAGGCGCTGCGCTCGCTGGAGACGGGTCTCTCCGGCCTCGACGAGTTCGAGATCGAGGGGCTCGGCAAGGGCGACGACATGAATGTGCTGCGCGGTGCGCTCGGCACGCCGACGCCGGATCGCCTGCTCGTCGTCGGCCAGGCGCTGCGCCTCGGCATGAGCCAGCAGGAAATCCACGAGGCGAGCAAGATCGACCCCTGGTTCATCGCCCGCATCGCCGAGATCGTGGCCCTCGAAGAAAAGGTGCGCAAATTCGGCCTGCCGAAGGACGCCGAAAATCTGCGCGCGCTGAAATTCGCCGGCTTTTCCGACGCGCGCCTCGCGACGCTCGCCAAGGTGGAAGAGAAGGACGTGCGCGCGGCGCGCCATGCGCTGAATGTGCGGCCGGTCTACAAGCGCATCGACACCTGCGCGGCGGAGTTCGCCTCGCCCACCGCCTATATGTATTCGACTTACGAGACGCCCTTCATCGGCGCGCCGGCAAGCGAGGCGCAGCCGTCGAACTGCAAGAAGATCGTCATTCTCGGCGGCGGACCGAACCGCATCGGTCAGGGCATCGAATTCGACTATTGCTGCTGTCACGCCTGTTTCGCGCTGGACGACGCCGGCTACGAAACGATCATGATCAACTGCAATCCGGAGACGGTCTCGACCGATTACGACACTTCGGACCGCCTCTATTTCGAGCCGCTCACCAATGAGGATGTGAGCGAGATTCTCGATGTCGAGAAGTCGCGCGGGACGCTGATGGGCGTCATCGTGCAATACGGCGGTCAGACGCCCCTGAAGCTCGCGCATGGCCTCGCCGCCGCGGGCGCGCCCATCCTCGGCACGCCGGTCGACTCCATCGACCTCGCCGAAGATCGCGACCGCTTCAAGCGCCTGCTCGACAAGCTCGGCCTCAAGCAGCCCAAGAACGGCATCGCCTATTCGGTCGAGCAGGCGCGCATCATCGCCGGCGAACTCGGCCTGCCGCTCGTCGTGCGCCCGTCCTATGTGCTGGGCGGCCGCGCCATGGCGATCATCCGCGACGCCAATGATCTCGACGATTATCTGCTCGGCACGCTGCCGAGCCTGGTGCCGTCGGAGATCAAGACGCGTTACCCCAACGACAAGACCGGGCAGATCAATATGGTGCTCGGCAAGAACCCGCTGCTGTTCGACCGCTATCTGACCGACGCCATCGAGGTGGACGTCGACTGCGTCGCCGATGGCGAGCAGGCGGTCATCGCGGGCGTGATGGAGCATATCGAGGAAGCCGGCATTCACTCGGGCGACTCCGCCTGCTCGCTGCCGCCGCGCTCGCTGGCGCCGGAAGTCGTGGCCGAGCTGGAAAAGCAGACAAAGAGCCTCGCCATGGCGCTGGGCGTCATCGGCCTGATGAATGTGCAGTTCGCCCTGAAGGACGGCGAGATTTATGTGCTCGAAGTGAATCCGCGCGCCTCGCGCACGGTGCCCTTCGTCGCCAAGGTCGTCGGCGCGCCCTTCGCCAAGATCGCCGCGCGCGTCATGGCGGGCGAGAAGCTCTCCGCCTTCACTTTGCCCAGCGGACCGCTGACGCATATCGGCGTGAAGGAGGCCGTGTTCCCCTTCGCCCGCTTCCCGGGCGTCGATACGGTGCTCGGCCCGGAAATGCGCTCCACCGGCGAGGTCATCGGCCTCGACACCTCTTTCGCCGCGGCCTTCGTGAAGAGCCAGCTCGGCGGCGGCACCAAGGCGCCGCGCGAGGGCGTGGTCTTCGTCTCGGTGCGCGATCAGGACAAGCCGCGCATCCTGGCGGCGATCCGCGATCTCAAGGAGATCGGCTTCAGCGTCGTGGCGACCGGCGGCACCGCCCGCTTCCTTCAGGAAGAGGGCATCCCGGCCCAGAAGATCAACAAGGTCTCGGAGGGACGGCCGCATATCGTCGACGCGATCAAGAACGGCGGCGTCCAGCTCGTCTTCAACACCACCGAGGGCGCGCAGGCGCTGGCGGACTCACGTTCCTTGCGCCGCGCCGCCCTTCTGCATAAGGTTCCGTATTACACGACGCTCGCCGGCGCGGTCGCCGCGGCGCAGGGCGTGAGAGCCTATGTGTCCGGTGATCTCGAGGCGCGGGCGTTGCAGGATTATTTCAAGGCCGGCGAAGGCTAA
- the trxB gene encoding thioredoxin-disulfide reductase, protein MSAPQHSRVIIIGSGPAGYTAAIYAARAMLEPVLIAGFDQGGQLMITTDVENYPGFAEPIQGPWLMEQMRLQAEHVGAKMVSDHIVEARLDKRPFTLIGDSGNIYTCDALIVATGAKAKWLGIPSEEKFKGFGVSACATCDGFFFRGRKVIVVGGGNTAVEEALYLSNLASHVTLVHRRDALRSERVLQERLRRQANVSVLFDHVVDEVLGTEGPLAVTGARVKNVVTGATQIIDAEGVFIAIGHAPASELFKDQLTVKPTGYIAVEPGTTRTNIPGVYAAGDVADEVYRQAVTAAGLGCMAALEVEKFLFDAPALATEPV, encoded by the coding sequence ATGTCCGCCCCCCAGCATTCGCGCGTCATCATCATCGGCTCCGGGCCGGCCGGCTATACGGCCGCCATTTACGCCGCCCGCGCCATGCTGGAGCCGGTGCTCATCGCCGGATTCGATCAGGGCGGCCAGCTCATGATCACCACGGACGTCGAAAACTATCCGGGCTTCGCCGAGCCCATCCAGGGGCCATGGCTGATGGAGCAGATGCGGCTTCAGGCCGAGCATGTCGGCGCGAAAATGGTCTCCGACCACATCGTCGAAGCCCGCCTCGACAAGCGCCCCTTCACGCTCATCGGCGACAGCGGCAATATCTATACCTGCGACGCGCTGATCGTTGCGACGGGAGCCAAGGCGAAATGGCTCGGCATTCCGAGCGAGGAGAAGTTCAAGGGCTTCGGCGTCTCCGCCTGCGCGACCTGCGACGGCTTCTTCTTCCGCGGCAGGAAGGTCATCGTCGTCGGCGGCGGCAATACGGCGGTCGAGGAAGCCCTCTATCTTTCCAACCTCGCGTCGCATGTCACGCTGGTGCATCGCCGTGACGCGCTGCGCTCGGAGCGCGTGCTGCAGGAGCGCCTGCGCCGGCAGGCCAATGTCTCGGTGCTGTTCGACCATGTCGTCGACGAGGTGCTCGGCACGGAGGGGCCGCTGGCGGTCACCGGCGCGCGGGTAAAAAACGTCGTCACCGGCGCAACGCAGATCATCGACGCCGAGGGCGTCTTCATCGCCATCGGCCATGCGCCGGCGTCGGAGCTCTTCAAGGATCAGCTTACCGTCAAGCCCACCGGCTATATTGCCGTCGAACCGGGCACGACCCGCACCAACATTCCCGGCGTCTATGCGGCCGGCGACGTCGCCGACGAGGTGTATCGCCAGGCGGTGACGGCCGCCGGTCTCGGCTGCATGGCGGCGCTCGAAGTAGAGAAATTCCTGTTCGACGCCCCTGCGCTGGCCACCGAACCTGTTTGA